One part of the Candidatus Coatesbacteria bacterium genome encodes these proteins:
- a CDS encoding restriction alleviation protein, Lar family, with protein MTAGTQAEVKRCPFCGSRSVRLHGQPGGDWSVECLACNAWGPYCPSREMAVKEWNQAPRG; from the coding sequence ATGACGGCGGGTACGCAGGCAGAAGTAAAGCGGTGCCCCTTCTGCGGGAGTCGGAGTGTGCGGTTGCACGGCCAGCCGGGCGGCGACTGGAGCGTTGAGTGCCTGGCCTGCAACGCTTGGGGACCGTACTGCCCGAGCCGGGAGATGGCAGTTAAGGAGTGGAACCAGGCTCCTCGGGGTTAG